AATGGTCGTTAAAGCCGTCATCAAAATAGGTCTTGCCCGATCTTTCACTGATTCAACAATGGCTTCAAAACTACTTAAACCTGATTTTTTCCGTTGGTTGATATAATCCACAATGACGATTCCATTATTTACAACAATTCCCGCCAGGATTAATATTCCAATCACTGCTGTAATACTAATAGGTGTTCTCGTGATCGTCAAGGCAATGGCTACCCCAATCACCATTAAAGGCACCGAGAACATAATGACAAATGGGTATTTAAATGATTCATATTGAGCAGCCATCACGATATAAATCAATACAATGGCCAAAAGAATAGCCATGATCATATCGTTAACAGAGTTTTCAAGCATTTCCCTTTCTCCACCAAATGAAATAGTTGTTTCATCAGGTAAATTTAAATCTGTCATTTTTTCATCCACTTTTTTCGAGATATCCCCTAAGTTGGTAGTCGATTTATACTTCAATGTAAATTGAACAGCATCTTCTTGGTTAATACGATTAATCGTAACGGGTCCTTCCTTCACTTCAACTTTTGCTATTTTGTCAAGAGCGATATAGGAACCATCTGGTTTTTTTAATAAAATTTGTTTTAATTTATCCAAATTTTTGGTGACATCTTTATCATATTGAACATATACATCCTGTACGTTGGATTGTTCATTGATCATTTGAGTTGTAAGAACCCCTCGTGTTGCATCATTCACCATCATGGCAATTTGGGCTGGAACGAATCCTGCCTCAAATGCTTTCTCACGATCAATCTCAATTTGAATTTCATCAACCTTATTCGTTAAATCAGTTGACAATTCTGTGACATCTTTCAAATCTTTTAAAGAATTATAAATTTTATCGACTGATCGGTTTAATCGTTCTTTATTTGAATCTTGAATGCTAAAGACTAATGTTTGTGGTGCTGTTCCAGTGGCAGATTGTAAATTAATATTCACTTCCGCTGATTGATTAGCTTTAGTTGCAGATGTTTCAATATCCTTTTTCATATCATCCACTATGGCAAACACAGAACGATCACGTTTATCCAGTGTCTTCAACTTCACGTAAATTTCAGCAATATTCGGACTACCCGATCCCCTTGCTGCACCTTCTTGGGTAGAACCGATTAGACTAACAAAGACCTCAATATCCTCTTCTTTATTCAATTCTTCCTCAATTGCTTTTACCACTTTTGCTGTCTCATTTAAAGAGGAGCCATTTTCTAAATCAACACGAACACTGAAAAAACCTTCATCTGTTGGAGGCAAAAATTGCGTACCGACCGTTGTCAGTCCATACCCCCCGCCAACAAGCAAGATGAATGTAAAAAGTAGAACAAGTGCGCGGTGTCCGAGAGCCCAACGAATCGAACGATCAAGCCTTCTCATCGGTTTCGAACGGCGTCTTCTCGCTTCATAATCGCCTTTAGGTGGCTTTAACCAGCGACTTGCCATCATCGGAATAACCGTTAAGGCGACGATAAGAGAAGCAAATAAGCTAAAAGAAATCGTAAGCGCAAATTCTTTGAAGATTTCCCCCAAAATTCCTGAAATAAATACGACAGGTAAAAATACGGCGATTGTCGTTAAAGTAGAAGCTGTAATGGCTGCACCAACTTCTTTTGCACCATCATATGCCGCTTTTTTCGAATCTTTCCCCATTGATAAATGTCGATAAATATTTTCAATCACGACTATGGCATTATCGACAAGCATTCCGATCCCTAATGCTAGTGCACCAAGTGTCATAATATTTAAATCGAATTTCGCAAAATACATTAATACAAATGTGACGATAACAGAATAGGGAATCGCTACCCCGATAATGAGGGGACTTCTTATATTTCTTAAAAAGAAAAACAACACGAGCATGGCAAAAGCCCCACCAAGTAAAAGGGAGTTGCCGATATTACTAATCGAAAGTTGAATATAATCCCCTTGGTCAAACAAGATATCAGATTGAATATTCTTATATTCATCCTTCTTTAATAAGTCCTCTAATCTTTGTTGAAAATCTTTAGATACTTCAGCTGTATTAGCATCAGATTGTTGAAGGACACTTAATAATACCGCTGGTTTTTCATTTGCACGCGTAATCGTTTCACTTTCTTTTGTGACAGATTTGACATTTGCAACATCAGAAATTTTAATTTTTTCCCCATTTAGCGGGTTTGTAGCGATGACTAAATTTTTTATATCCTCGACATTATGTAATTGACTCAAAATTCTAGTTGTTAAAGCTTTTGTTCCAGTTTCAACAACATCCCCTGGCATTGAAATATTATGGGATTGAATCAAATCCACTATATCCTTCTGAGTTAGCTTGTATTTCTTTAAGTTTTCTTCATTCAATTCTACCGTGACTTCTTCAACAGAGGAGCCAGAGACATTGACACTCGCCACTCCTTTTACCGTAACTAACTCTTGCTCTAGCTTTTCCGCGAGCTTTTGGATAGAATCCTCCTCTTCAG
The nucleotide sequence above comes from Oikeobacillus pervagus. Encoded proteins:
- a CDS encoding efflux RND transporter permease subunit, which translates into the protein MKISQFSIKRPVFTIVTMALIMILGIVSLFKIPLKLIPDINPPVAVVVTSYQGASPTEIVEKVTKPLEANLATLPGIKNITSTTNEGSNFILMEFSWSTKIDEIQNDVLQRIDQTPLPEDANKPKFLKFDPSQFPIIQLSLRSTEEEDSIQKLAEKLEQELVTVKGVASVNVSGSSVEEVTVELNEENLKKYKLTQKDIVDLIQSHNISMPGDVVETGTKALTTRILSQLHNVEDIKNLVIATNPLNGEKIKISDVANVKSVTKESETITRANEKPAVLLSVLQQSDANTAEVSKDFQQRLEDLLKKDEYKNIQSDILFDQGDYIQLSISNIGNSLLLGGAFAMLVLFFFLRNIRSPLIIGVAIPYSVIVTFVLMYFAKFDLNIMTLGALALGIGMLVDNAIVVIENIYRHLSMGKDSKKAAYDGAKEVGAAITASTLTTIAVFLPVVFISGILGEIFKEFALTISFSLFASLIVALTVIPMMASRWLKPPKGDYEARRRRSKPMRRLDRSIRWALGHRALVLLFTFILLVGGGYGLTTVGTQFLPPTDEGFFSVRVDLENGSSLNETAKVVKAIEEELNKEEDIEVFVSLIGSTQEGAARGSGSPNIAEIYVKLKTLDKRDRSVFAIVDDMKKDIETSATKANQSAEVNINLQSATGTAPQTLVFSIQDSNKERLNRSVDKIYNSLKDLKDVTELSTDLTNKVDEIQIEIDREKAFEAGFVPAQIAMMVNDATRGVLTTQMINEQSNVQDVYVQYDKDVTKNLDKLKQILLKKPDGSYIALDKIAKVEVKEGPVTINRINQEDAVQFTLKYKSTTNLGDISKKVDEKMTDLNLPDETTISFGGEREMLENSVNDMIMAILLAIVLIYIVMAAQYESFKYPFVIMFSVPLMVIGVAIALTITRTPISITAVIGILILAGIVVNNGIVIVDYINQRKKSGLSSFEAIVESVKDRARPILMTALTTILGLVPIALGIGEGTELNQPMGITVIGGLISSTFLTLYIVPIIYSFFDKETRRMNKRKKTRR